From one Esox lucius isolate fEsoLuc1 chromosome 11, fEsoLuc1.pri, whole genome shotgun sequence genomic stretch:
- the cnp gene encoding 2',3'-cyclic-nucleotide 3'-phosphodiesterase — MDPEQNQEVLDHTAESQEHQGADSPMESKETEESPINGQETNTEEHSPKIIPEPLESPQKIPETSTEVVPIPENSPVKQPEPESTTVKVSEPAAAWHAEPENIQNPEPEKQPMPEKTPEPLTLQDPLAEKNIETEPEKMAVLVPEAVHLSEQAESEPVKQLESEGVKLFEQQEKKPEAPEMQTESEILEEAPKMQEEPQPIKVEAEKQAKAETVQEPESEKPVTAVGEVEQEKPVEVEIVKVDAEKPAEADIVKKVDAEKPAEADIVKKVDAEVETLKEQKPEIMDVEAVLEKKLVDAETVKEVESKKHAEEVKQQEKAEDVKPEEQVPVPGTMAFAILEHEQTKATLRNARTLVILRGLPGSGKSLLARTIADHYQDICTVCCADDHGVKPECSGASAEGYKAFDDALVACCSVGTSQLIVVDDTNHTHDRLALLADVAEQHRLVAMFLEPRTEWSRDLSQLAKKTQRGLEEAQIQAMKVPLEETSIPLFFGWFLLSGVQDKVRCTSMDFLKTLDTLEAFKKHLTDFTGEAEKEVDLEQYFSANSALHCTTKYCDYGKAEGAKEYAEHAAVKELYGSVFELSLSALFVTPRTVGARVSLTEDQLTLWPSDAEKEAESVVPAAATLPPGSRAHVTLGCADGVEMVQTGFDLLEILALKQEGQEGELVEEMELGSLAYYGKGRWLLSLREPISAQACFSSLYGPKKVDAKKDGDKKKKPKCTIL, encoded by the exons ATGGATCCTGAGCAGAACCAGGAGGTGTTGGACCACACCGCAGAGTCTCAAGAGCATCAGGGCGCAGACTCCCCAATGGAGTCTAAAGAGACTGAAGAATCACCAATCAATGGGCAAGAAACAAATACTGAAGAGCATTCACCAAAGATAATACCTGAACCTTTGGAATCTCCTCAGAAGATTCCAGAGACATCTACAGAAGTTGTGCCTATACCAGAGAATTCTCCAGTAAAACAACCAGAACCAGAGAGCACAACAGTGAAGGTCTCGGAGCCAGCTGCAGCATGGCATGCAGAACCAGAAAACATCCAGAACCCAGAGCCTGAAAAGCAGCCAATGCCGGAGAAAACACCAGAGCCTCTGACTTTACAGGACCCTCTGGCAGAGAAAAACATTGAAACTGAGCCAGAGAAAATGGCAGTACTAGTCCCAGAGGCTGTTCATTTGTCTGAGCAGGCAGAGTCAGAGCCTGTCAAACAGCTGGAGTCTGAGGGAGTGAAACTCTTCGAACAACAAGAGAAAAAGCCTGAAGCGCCTGAGATGCAGACAGAATCAGAAATTTTGGAGGAGGCGCCAAAGATGCAAGAAGAGCCTCAACCCATAAAAGTGGAGGCAGAAAAACAGGCCAAAGCTGAAACTGTACAAGAACCAGAGTCCGAAAAACCAGTTACAGCTGTGGGGGAAGTGGAACAAGAGAAACCAGTTGAAGTTGAGATTGTGAAGGTTGATGCAGAGAAACCAGCTGAAGCTGACATTGTGAAGAAGGTTGATGCAGAGAAACCAGCTGAAGCTGACATTGTGAAGAAGGTTGATGCAGAAGTGGAAACTCTAAAAGAACAAAAGCCAGAGATAATGGATGTTGAAGCTGTGCTGGAAAAGAAACTGGTAGATGCAGAAACTGTAAAGGAGGTAGAATCAAAGAAACATGCAGAAGAGGTGAAGCAACAGGAGAAGGCAGAAGATGTCAAGCCGGAGGAACAGGTTCCCGTTCCTGGCACCATGGCTTTCGCCATACTGGAGCATGAGCAAACCAAAGCCACCCTTCGAAACGCTCGCACTCTCGTCATCCTCCGAGGTCTTCCAGGCAGCGGCAAGAGCCTTTTGGCACGTACTATTGCAGATCACTACCAGGATATTTGCACTGTCTGCTGTGCTGATGACCATGGTGTGAAACCGGAGTGCTCCGGTGCATCTGCAGAAGGTTACAAGGCCTTTGATGACGCTCTGGTTGCCTGCTGCAGCGTTGGAACGTCTCAACTGATTGTCGTGGATGACACCAATCACACACACGATCGGCTGGCCCTCTTGGCGGACGTCGCAGAGCAGCACCGGCTGGTAGCCATGTTCCTAGAGCCCCGAACTGAGTGGAGCAGGGACTTGTCACAGCTGGCCAAGAAAACTCAGCGCGGTCTAGAGGAAGCCCAGATCCAAGCCATGAAAGTTCCACTTGAAGAAACATCAATTCCCCTTTTCTTTGGTTGGTTCCTTCTCTCCGGAGTCCAGGACAAGGTCAGGTGCACGTCCATGGATTTCCTGAAGACACTGGACACACTCGAGGCCTTCAAGAAACACTTGACTGACT TCACTGGTGAGGCTGAGAAGGAGGTGGACCTGGAGCAGTATTTCTCAGCCAACAGTGCTCTTCATTGTACGACCAAATACTGCGACTATGGCAAGGCTGAGGGAGCCAAGGAATACGCAGAACATGCA GCTGTTAAAGAGCTGTACGGCTCTGTGTTCGAGCTGTCCCTCAGTGCCCTCTTCGTCACACCTCGCACTGTGGGTGCTCGTGTGTCACTCACTGAGGACCAGCTGACCCTGTGGCCTTCCGACGCTGAGAAAGAGGCCGAGTCTGTGGTCCCGGCAGCCGCCACCCTGCCCCCTGGCAGCCGCGCCCATGTGACCCTGGGCTGTGCTGACGGTGTTGAGATGGTGCAGACGGGCTTTGACCTGCTGGAGATCCTAGCCCTGAAGCAAGAGGGTCAGGAGGGAGAGTTGGTGGAGGAGATGGAGCTGGGTTCCCTGGCCTACTACGGTAAGGGGAGGTGGCTGCTCAGTCTGAGGGAGCCCATCTCTGCCCAAGCCTGCTTCTCTAGCCTCTACGGGCCCAAGAAGGTGGATGCCAAGAAAGATGGAGACAAGAAGAAGAAGCCAAAGTGTACCATTCTCTAA